A stretch of Lysobacter sp. K5869 DNA encodes these proteins:
- a CDS encoding cysteine hydrolase family protein, whose translation MNHPTIRTLAGAAAPRSLPAGRTALLVIDFQNEYFSGRMPIPDGAAALGNARKLIAHADAHGLPVFHIQHVTPPEAPVFAEHGDGVRFHDDLQPGANHRVVRKTSVSVFPTTDLERQLKDAGIGTLVISGLMTHACVAGAARDAVPLGFEVIVVSDACATRDLDSGDGRVLPHADLHRAALASIDDTFGAILSTGQVLALPLD comes from the coding sequence ATGAACCATCCCACCATTCGCACCCTGGCCGGCGCCGCCGCGCCGCGATCGCTGCCGGCCGGCCGCACCGCGTTGCTCGTCATCGATTTCCAGAACGAATACTTCAGCGGCCGCATGCCGATTCCCGACGGCGCCGCGGCGCTAGGCAACGCGCGCAAGCTCATCGCCCACGCCGACGCGCACGGGCTGCCGGTCTTCCACATCCAGCACGTGACGCCGCCGGAAGCGCCGGTGTTCGCCGAGCACGGCGACGGCGTGCGCTTCCACGACGACCTGCAACCCGGCGCGAACCATCGCGTGGTGCGCAAGACTTCGGTCAGCGTGTTCCCGACCACCGACCTCGAGCGTCAACTCAAGGACGCCGGCATCGGCACGCTGGTGATCTCCGGCCTGATGACCCACGCCTGCGTCGCAGGCGCCGCGCGCGACGCGGTGCCGCTCGGTTTCGAAGTGATCGTCGTCAGCGACGCCTGCGCCACCCGCGACCTCGACAGCGGCGACGGCCGCGTGCTGCCGCACGCGGATCTGCACCGCGCCGCGCTGGCGAGCATCGACGACACGTTCGGCGCGATTCTGAGCACCGGGCAGGTGCTGGCGTTGCCGCTGGACTGA
- a CDS encoding AraC family transcriptional regulator, giving the protein MLEQADLLIALLTRVRLEARFLCDTASPQRWQEPHAAGVNGLFVYAARGRVELDDGGRPLVLQEGELALFPHSVAERLGRLEVSMPLPDALLRAPAAASAGDPTSLPRVLCAGLHYDATSAMPLCRLFPPTMIVDAAAIAGAPMLSHALRGLSQELERAAALRNPVLLRALELIYSLGLELAVAGVDSERDDGTSALRDPRIARCLYYMYTHFGEKCSLEELAAHAGMSKSALSARFNALVGEPPARHLARIRVAEARRLLRGTELSQEAVAQQVGYASVVGMHLAFRSIAGETPGATRRRAEAG; this is encoded by the coding sequence ATGCTGGAACAAGCCGACCTGCTGATCGCGTTGCTGACCCGGGTCCGCCTGGAAGCGCGATTCCTTTGCGACACCGCCTCGCCGCAGCGCTGGCAAGAGCCGCATGCGGCCGGCGTCAACGGGCTGTTCGTGTATGCCGCGCGCGGTCGGGTCGAACTCGACGACGGCGGCCGTCCCTTGGTTCTGCAAGAAGGCGAGTTGGCGCTGTTTCCGCACAGCGTCGCGGAGCGGTTGGGGAGACTGGAGGTTTCCATGCCGCTGCCCGACGCGCTTTTGCGCGCGCCGGCGGCGGCGTCGGCAGGCGACCCCACATCGCTCCCGCGCGTGCTCTGCGCGGGACTGCATTACGACGCCACCAGCGCGATGCCGCTGTGCCGCCTGTTTCCGCCGACGATGATCGTCGATGCCGCGGCCATCGCCGGCGCGCCGATGCTGAGCCACGCATTGCGCGGGCTGAGCCAGGAACTCGAACGCGCCGCGGCGCTGCGCAATCCGGTGCTGTTGCGGGCGCTGGAACTGATCTACAGCCTCGGCCTGGAACTGGCCGTCGCCGGCGTCGACAGCGAGCGCGACGACGGCACCAGCGCCTTGCGCGATCCGCGCATCGCCCGCTGCCTCTACTACATGTACACGCACTTCGGCGAGAAATGTTCGCTGGAAGAACTGGCCGCGCACGCCGGCATGTCCAAGTCCGCGTTGTCGGCGCGCTTCAACGCCTTGGTCGGCGAGCCGCCGGCGCGGCATCTGGCGCGCATCCGCGTGGCCGAGGCGCGGCGCTTGTTGCGCGGCACCGAGCTCTCGCAGGAAGCGGTGGCGCAGCAAGTCGGTTACGCCTCGGTGGTGGGCATGCATCTGGCGTTCCGTTCCATCGCCGGCGAAACCCCGGGCGCGACCCGGCGCCGCGCGGAGGCGGGCTGA